A window of Rhododendron vialii isolate Sample 1 chromosome 13a, ASM3025357v1 contains these coding sequences:
- the LOC131314797 gene encoding dirigent protein 10, protein MANHQLPSGTVIAFLLLAIAITSASSARILDEEVPAVVPATAPVAPDLPGTPVPTATPAAGVAATASPGDHPLTFFMHDVLGGTNPTARAMTGIVTNPAVNGQVPFAKPNGAVLPVNNGLPVNNGNSGVMNNNNLPFLTGLGGGTSGVMQNNNGNNNFNNGGFGFPALNGINLPSGTALQKLMFGTLMAFDDELTEGHEGGSGLVGKAQGFYVASSEDGSSQTMAFTAMFESGGYADSISLFGVHRTVVSESVLAVMGGTGKYVNAKGFATVKTFPGLNGLFNTDGGAETVVQISLFLTY, encoded by the coding sequence ATGGCCAACCATCAACTTCCGTCCGGGACCGTTATCGCCTTCCTCCTCCTAGCCATTGCGATCACATCCGCGTCCTCAGCGCGAATCCTCGACGAGGAGGTACCGGCTGTCGTCCCCGCCACTGCACCCGTGGCACCCGATTTGCCAGGAACCCCTGTTCCCACCGCAACTCCCGCGGCCGGGGTTGCGGCCACCGCCTCCCCAGGTGATCACCCCCTGACCTTCTTCATGCACGACGTGCTGGGCGGCACGAACCCCACGGCCAGAGCCATGACGGGAATCGTGACCAACCCGGCCGTCAACGGTCAGGTACCCTTCGCCAAGCCGAACGGCGCGGTCCTTCCCGTCAACAACGGCCTCCCGGTCAACAACGGGAACAGCGGGGTCATGAACAACAACAACCTCCCCTTCCTCACCGGCCTGGGCGGAGGCACTTCCGGCGTGATGCAAAACAACAACGGGAACAACAACTTCAACAACGGGGGGTTCGGTTTCCCCGCCTTGAACGGAATCAACCTCCCCTCGGGGACCGCCCTCCAGAAGCTCATGTTCGGGACGCTGATGGCTTTCGACGACGAACTGACCGAGGGGCACGAGGGGGGTTCCGGTCTGGTGGGGAAGGCTCAGGGGTTTTACGTGGCGAGTTCCGAGGATGGGAGCAGCCAGACTATGGCGTTCACCGCGATGTTTGAGAGTGGGGGTTACGCGGATAGCATCAGCCTTTTCGGGGTTCATAGGACGGTTGTTTCGGAATCGGTGCTGGCGGTTATGGGGGGAACCGGGAAGTATGTGAATGCCAAGGGGTTCGCAACTGTGAAGACGTTTCCGGGTCTAAACGGGCTGTTTAATACCGATGGAGGAGCTGAGACTGTGGTGCAGATCAGTTTGTTCTTGACTTACTAG
- the LOC131314800 gene encoding large ribosomal subunit protein uL29-like, translated as MARIKVHELRQKSKADLLAQLKDLKAELALLRVAKVTGGAPNKLSKIKVVRLSIAQVLTVISQKQKAALREVYKNKKYLPLDLRPKKTRAIRRRLTKHQVSLKTEREKKKEMYYPMRKYAIKV; from the exons ATGG CAAGGATCAAGGTTCACGAGTTGAGGCAGAAGTCCAAGGCGGATCTGTTGGCGCAGTTGAAGGATCTGAAAGCAGAGCTTGCTCTTCTTCGCGTCGCCAAGGTCACTGGCGGTGCCCCCAACAAGCTCTCCAagat TAAGGTGGTGAGGCTGTCGATAGCACAGGTGTTGACGGTGATCTCACAGAAGCAGAAGGCGGCGCTTAGGGAGGTTTACAAGAACAAGAAGTACCTGCCCCTTGATCTGCGTCCCAAGAAGACCAGAGCCATTAGGAGACGCCTCACCAAGCACCAG GTGTCATTGAAGACagaaagggagaaaaagaaggaGATGTACTACCCAATGAGGAAGTATGCCATCAAGGTTTAG
- the LOC131314799 gene encoding protein SODIUM POTASSIUM ROOT DEFECTIVE 1-like: MKTIDLFCASPASTAICSSTDQRSMIRRVTRPIGRHPKALPPIPCQSQPPIDPKPYHQKNRKSTSKKQSDFQRKSSVDKSDLISPPGSSRYLLSDTPFSDMLSDSDRFKALVPSQTMRTGRHGPNDSPSSLYSPRARDSDRFKALAPSHKMRAGHHGLNDSPSSLYSSRARDSDHFKALAPSHKTRAGHLSSPKSSLGGRDSDHVKTLVPSQKTTLGNPSTLKSSSRGQDSDHVKTLVPGQKMGAGDLISADSPSSKSSSSRSCPRDKVVKLKVAIHCKGCEGKVRKHISRMEGVTSFRIDLATKKVTVIGDVTPLGVLTSISRVKNAQFWPSPTSSPSSSSSSSPTVGLDY; encoded by the exons ATGAAAACCATAGACCTATTTTGTGCATCTCCAGCTTCCACAGCCATATGTTCAAGCACGGATCAACGGTCCATGATCCGCCGTGTCACGAGGCCTATCGGCCGCCACCCAAAAGCCCTCCCTCCCATACCATGTCAGTCTCAACCACCCATTGATCCCAAACCTTACCATCAGAAAAACAGAAAGAGCACTTCCAAGAAGCAGAGTGATTTCCAGAGGAAAAGCTCCGTTGACAAAAGTGACCTGATAAGTCCTCCTGGCTCCTCTAGGTACCTCCTTAGTGACACACCATTTTCCGAcatgttatcggattcggatcgttTCAAGGCGTTGGTTCCTAGCCAGACAATGAGAACAGGGCGCCATGGTCCTAATGATTCTCCATCATCATTATATTCACCCCGAGCGCGAGATTCGGATCGTTTCAAAGCATTGGCTCCCAGCCATAAAATGAGAGCAGGGCACCATGGTCTTAATGATTCTCCATCATCATTATATTCATCACGAGCGCGAGATTCGGATCATTTCAAAGCATTGGCTCCTAGCCATAAAACGAGAGCAGGGCACCTCAGTTCACCAAAATCTTCACTAGGAGGGCGAGATTCGGATCATGTTAAAACGTTGGTTCCTAGCCAAAAAACAACACTGGGGAACCCTAGTACACTAAAATCTTCATCACGAGGGCAAGATTCAGATCATGTCAAAACATTGGTTCCTGGCCAGAAAATGGGAGCAGGGGATCTAATTTCTGCCGATTCTCCGTCTTCAAAATCTTCATCAAGTCGCTCTTGCCCTCGTGATAag GTTGTGAAACTGAAGGTAGCAATACATTGCAAGGGCTGTGAGGGAAAAGTCAGAAAACACATCTCTAGAATGGAAG GGGTGACATCGTTTCGCATAGATTTGGCAACAAAGAAAGTGACAGTCATTGGAGACGTGACGCCATTGGGTGTACTCACAAGCATTTCAAGGGTGAAGAACGCACAGTTTTGGCCATCTCcaacttcttctccttcttcttcttcatcatcatcgcCAACGGTTGGCCTTGATTACTGA